The genomic interval CCATAACTTCCTGAACTcagagaaaaaaacccaaaatcatTTTCTCCCAATTCAGCAGTGGCTAAATGGAGGCCGCCTGATATCCTCTGGGACAGAAGCGTCACTGAAACAACAAAGTCACATGCACTAAGGGAGAGGGTAGGAGGAGCCCTGCACGTTTTGCCCAAAGATCTGGTTTCCAGTTTTCTCCTGCCATGTCCTTGCTGCAGGCTCCCCAACCTTCCTGCACTCAggcttctcatctgcaaaatgggtccATTAGCACCCCTTGACTTCCTTGACTTACCCAGGGGATGGGCATGAGGTTCAAACTCGATGTTAGTAAATTACAAAATGAAGATAATCATAGCACCGCTCTACAGGATTTCAGTGAGGAGCAAATGAAGCAGTCACATTCTCGCCCAGCACAAAGCCTGGCAGGTAGTAGTGCTGGATAAGCACAGTGCCCAtgttaagctgcttcagttgtgtctgactctttacaaccctatggaccgtagcccaccatgctcctctggctatgggattctcaggcaagagtactggagtgagttgtcatttcctctccaggggatctttctgacccagagatagaacccacatctcttatgtagaacccacatctctctttttttttttttttttttgggtttttttttttttttaaattttaaaatctttaattcttacatgtgttcccaaacatgaacccccctcccacctccctccccataacatctctgtgggtcatccccatgcaccagccccaagcatgctgtatcctgcgtcagacatagactagcgattcaattcttacatgatagtatacatgatagaatgccattctcccatatcatcccaccctctccctctccctctgagtccaaaagtccgttatagacagctgcgtcttttttcctgtcttgcatacagggtcgtcattgccatctttctaaattccatatatatgtgttagtatactgtattggtgtttttctttctggcttacttcactctgtataatcggctccagtttcgtccatctcatcagaactgattcaaatgaattctttttaacggctgagtaatactccattgtgtatatgtaccacagctttcttatccattcatctgctgagggacatctaggttgtttccatgtcctggctattataatcagtgctgcgatgaacattggggtacatgtgtctctttcaattctggtttcctcggtgtatatgcccagcagtgggattgctgggtcataagggagttctatttgcaattttttaaggaatctccacactgatcTCTTAtgtagaacccacatctcttatgtagaacccacatctcttatgtctcctgcagaggcagatggattgtttatcactagcaccatctgggaagcgccatctgggaagccccagataaggcttccctggtagctctgctggtaaagaatccacctgcaatgcaggagactccagtttgattcctcagtctggaagatcctctgcagaagggatagactacccactccagtattcttgggcttccttggtggctcagatggtaaagaatccacctgcaatgtgggaaacctggcttcgatccctgggttgggaagatcccctggaacacggcatgcaacccactccagtattcttgcctggaggattccatggacagaggagcctggcgggcgacagtccatggggtcgcaaagagttgggacgtgactgagcgactaagcgcagcacagcacagtcTTATTGATAAAGTGTGAGTGAATGGTCAGCAATCTCACTATCAAGGACCCTTGGCCCTGGAGCGTCTGATTCAGACTCGGACGGGACGAGCTACTGGGCTGTGCCCTGGATCCCTGCAGCCCCACACTGGAGCCGGCCTCTGGCGGGGCCGCGGCTGCCCCGCGCCCACCTGTCCACGGTGAACTGCCAGTACTTCTGCAACGTCACGGGCACCCAGTGGAGGGACCCTGTGTAGTAGGACGGGTCGATGGCCCCCAGCGTGAGCATGCTCCCCTGGCCATTCCTGAAACCGAGGAGAGGCATGTCAGTGGACCCTGACACCGTGGCTCTGAGAAGCGGTATCCCAGCCCCACACAGGGCAGAGGCGATTCAGATCCCTCCCCGCTCTTCTCCCAGCCCCAACCCCCACCTCCGCCCCAGAGGCTTCAGATGAGCTCTCCCAGCTCTTCTCCCCGCTGCTCCAGGCTCTTCTCTAATATCCCCTGCATACTGAAAGGAGAAGCCTGAACTCCCTCAGAGCCTACTATAAGCGTCTGAGAATCTCAATGACATCAGTAAATGATTACTGAGGCCTATCactttgggagaaaaaaagaggttGAAATCCCCTATGCAGAGATAGAGTCAAGCTTCTTTTCTTAAATGCCAGAAATGAAGGTCAAACTCGGGCCCAGTGGACCCTGGCTGCATCCACGACCCATGCTGGGGCCTTTAGACAGAGGGTTAGATGTGCCTGAAAACAAGGAGAGGTGTGCTTCGATGCTGGTGTCCTTGAACTGCAGTGTCCCCGAGAGGCAGCCCCTCCTCAGTCAGTGGTCCCTGCCAGGCCACGGAAGTCCAGCCCAGGCTGGGTGCAGCTCCTACCTGTCCATGTAAACTGAGAACAGGTCCTGGGCCACCAGGCGCCTGTCCATCATGTTGTCAAACACAGGCACTGAGTACTCTGAGGCGAGTGAGGGGTAGGCCATCCCCAGGATCCCGTCGAACTCGGCATAGGTGAAGACATCCCCAGGCTCCTGGGTGCTCAGGCCTACTGTCTGCTGGATGTCCACAATGTTGGAGACCTGCAAGAGAGACAGAGTGACCTCCACCAGGGGGCCCTGCGGCCAGAGGACCCAGAGAGGGCTCAGGTCAAGCCCGTCTTCTCCAGCCCGCCCTCCCCTCTATGGGCAGTGTAGTATGGGCACTTAAGAGAAACGTTTCCCTTTTCAGCTCTGTGCCGTGGTTTTGAGGGAATGGGTCTGACGAGGCAGAAGGCTGATTGGCAGGGGAAGAGAGGGCACAGGTGGGGGTACAGAGAGCAGTGCTCATGGTGCAGAAATTGAGGGTGAGCTGAAAGAACGGGGTGAAACAAGGGCTGCTCAAAGGGACCTCTGCCTGCCCGCAGCCCTTCCACTGGCTGCACCCGGGGCGCCTCCCTGGGAAGCGCTGTGGGCACAGTAGGATGGATAGAAAGAACATGCCTGCAGTGTGCATCTGAAAGACCTCACTGCACATCCTTGCTTTGccatgagctgtgtgaccttggacaagtacttctctgagccttcagGCTCACAGCAAAACAGACTCCAGCCAGACGCCAGGAAGAACTCAAGGAAGAGCAAGCTGATGAGCACCAAGGGATACTGcttgattttaattttagatGGTGGGTGaggatggaaggaaagatgctaacatgtattgggcacttactatgtgccgGCCATTGAATCAAGTACTTCAGAAGGCAGAGGGCCAAGAGCAAAGGGAGGCCTTGTCCAGAGGGCACAGATGCTTTCTGACTTGAAAGGAGGTGCTGCTCTATGACTTATAAAGTGAAGTCAAATCCAGAGAGGCGGAGACATGGGTCTGACAGCGCCCACCatgaccagctgtgtgacttcaagCAAGTTATCAGCTCATCTGATCCTCGGGTCCCTCGTCTGAACAATGGGGGTGAGACTAGCTTCCTCAAAGGGTTGTTGAAAGAACTAAATTTAAGATGAGATCACAGAGACTATGCCAAAGATAAGCGAAAAGGGGATGGAAACTGGACCCACAGAAGCCTCTTGGGTGGGAGCTGATATggaaaggaaaaggggaagggagggagggacaccCCACAGCTGCTGCTGGCTAAAACCCCTCTCAGAATCCTCTCCCAGGGGGGCCACCCACAGGGGCAGGACACAAAGAGCCCCTTGGCACCAGCCGTGGCACAGCCCAGAGCCAGGGTGTCTGGGTGGGGCAGTGGCtggtgggcagggagaggggaggaccgGCTGGCCCCAAGGTCCACTCACAGTGACGGTGTCGTAGCCCAGGATGCCCTGCATGCTGCCCGTCCCATAGCGGATAAACAGGGGCTTGCCCAGGTTCTGGAAGGTGGACGACTTTCTTGGGTCGAAGCGCTGGTGGTTttctggaacacaggctcaggGTTAGTGGGACCCAGAGCATCTTCTCTCCACTTGACAGTGCTAACAGGAGCTAAATCCTTACCAGCTCTCGTAAGAATATGGTCTCAATACCGACCATTCTCTCTACTGAAAATAAGCAGCCAGTTCTATCTGGATCCCACAAAGCTCAGTCAAGAAAATTTTCTTTGCTGCTCAATCCACCTCTCTGACCCCCCAGTGCTACCTTCATAACTTCCAAACAAaacgaaaaaagaaaaccatctcTCTGGTTTCCAGAGACTAGCTTATACCAGCTTTGTAATTTCCAACAAGTCTCTGCTTCTGTCaaccttggtttcctcacctgGTGAATAAGGATAAAAAGAGCACCAATCTCCCAAGATGGTTGGAGAAacaaattatttacatatatttaatgttttctcaGTACCTCTCACTTTATTCCCTTAGAACTGACTGGCATGTCGTGGCCCtattttatagaaagaaaaactgaGCACCCAGGAGGGTAAGGTGTCTGCCTTGACTCCTAACAGGgccaaaaatatgaaacaaagttCCCCCATGTCTAACTGGTGCTTTATGCATCAGATCTGTGATTTGCACATCTACCCAGTCTGCGGCCAGTGGGAGAGTTGAGCAAGGAGATAGGACACAACTGGGAGTCTGGGAATGTCCAAGCCAGCTCTCCccacaacacacagacacatcccACCCCAAGCCTGGCCACCCTGACCACAACTGGCAGAGCAGAggggtgggcggggccgggggtgcCACTCACTGCAGGCATTGCTCTTGCAGTAGACAGAGGGTATCCAGAAGTCAGAGGAGCCGGTGTCAAACAGCACGGTGAACTCCTGGGGCGGGGTCCCGAGGTAGATCTTCCCAAAGTACTGACTCTGAAGACAGACAGCACCGGGTCAGGCTGGGAGCACCACGTGAAGGATTGGCGAGTGTTGATGCCCAGCCTGGTGCCTGTTCAGTTCTGTAGGCTCCGTGATTTCTGCCGCAAATCCTGCAACCCCTGCTGGAATTGCCCCCAGAGCAGACACTAGAGCAAAATGTAAGCCCTGCCTGGTAAGGAGCCTGGGGCACCTGCCAGGGACAGGGACACAGAGGTGGGATACCAGCCAGGTACAGACCCCAGACCCAAGGTGCCCCAGACACACCTCCTTCCAGCTCTCTCTGTGTGTCAAAACTGGGGCTCAGATGGAGGTGGGGATGACCTAGATAAGGAAACGAGGGCACCGAACAGAAAAAGGGTGGGTTGTTTACTGAGTGACAGATGAGAGAGACAGGCTCCAGAAAAGAAGAGGGCATGGGGGAGATCCTGTCACATCCTGGGCAGCTGACAGTGGGCACcagctgccccctccctgccctggaaaCCTAAGTCGTGGCTTCCTTGGACCTGGAAAGTTAGGTGTGAGGCTGGATCTGGGCGCAGACCATGTGTCCCCAAGGGATGCTGTCTGCGGGCAGGTCATCCGGGCTCAGACCCTTGAAAGTGGGAGGACTGGTTTTGCAGGGCCTGCTACTTCCTGAGAGCTACTGAGGGGTGGGAGATGGCTTCACACACCCCGATAGGGCTCCCTGATTCCtgaaagagggaaaggaggggtGGGGTGTCCATCACGCTGTGTGGGAATCATTACTGGAAGGCTGGCAGAACCACTCACATCCAGGTAGTTGGTCAAGGGCACACTGGCCACCTCCCCAAAGCCAGAGTAGTCGCTGCTGACGCCATATTGCTGTTTCTGCAGGAAGTCCTCCAGAAGCCCACGCTCCTTCAGTGCCTTCCTCAGAGGCTTGCCTTTGTACAGTGGGATCCTGAGGAGAGGGGAAGAATTAGTGATGAGGTGGGCATCTCCCCAGGGCCACCCAGtctcagaggagcccagagggtcTGGGCTCCAtaagttatttctccatttttgtaTCATTACCTAAAGTAAAAATCGAGTTCTACATTAGCTCATGCTGGCCATTACCAGCTGCAATGCACTCTGGTATTTCcaactcctttctcttttttaatgctGGTGGAAACTCAGTCGATGTATTTTATAAGccactaatgggcttccctggtgcctgggCTTCCATGTTGGCTCagataggaaagaatctgcctgcaatacaggaaacccaggtttgattcctgggtcaggaagatcctctggagaaggaaatggcaactcacttcagtattcttgcccggagaagtccgtggacagaggagcctgacaggctgcgtccatggggctgcagtcagacatgaccgagcagctaacacacacagtgAGTTTGCAGCTCTGCGGTTTGAAAGGCACTCAGCATACTCTCATTCAGTCTCCAATTCTAGTAGtggacctactatgtgccaggcactgtatggGGTACCGGGGACACATGAAAAGCCTGTCTCTACCCTCCAGGAGCATACTGTGTAGGGAAGAAAATGGTGTCCCCCACACTCtggaaaaagctatgaccaagctccCACACTTGGCCAACCCCTGTTCTCCGCTCTGTGGGCAGCCTAACATGGGTGGAATTTCTTCAGACTGTTTCAGCACAGAGCAGGGTCCCCAGTGAATATGGTTAGAGTTTAGATGATAGATGATGGAGGCAGATCAGCAGGAAGAGAATCAAGAAGGAAGACTGCAGAAGCTGGTTGGAGACTTGGTCTCTGGCAGCTGGTGGCTGGTCAAGCCCCTCTGAGCTTCAACTTCCGTGCAAAATggattctctctccctttccagcCACTCTCGGGCACGGCTGTGGACGAACTGAGTGACTTAACCTCCCCAGCTCTTAGTTTCCTCTCCTGCAGTGGAAGACTAGAGCGTGATCGTCCCCAGTGTCACCCAGCTCTGAGTCACGTGGTCCTCCTCCTTGGGGCTGTTTTAAGGCCAACTGGAGCCCACAGGTGTGAAAGAGCTTTGAGAGTAATATAAGGGCAGCAGGTTTAAGACTTATAAAGAAAATGGGTTTTCTCACGTTGTTCATGTCTCAAATGGATCCCACATGGAACGCCTCGTATATTAATGATGGTCTCTCCTCTGGTGCCTCCCGCCCCCAGCCCTCATGTGTGAGTTTGGCTGGGACCTGATCTATTAATAGAAATGAAAGGTTCTCCAGACGTTTCTCAGCCTTTGTCTCTGATGACAGAAAAGGACTTCAGCCCGAAAAGAAGGAAGTTGGGCTGAGCTCCTGGGAGCAAGACCACAGCTGTCCTTTCCCGTGTCCCCATGCCTTTCTGCTTGTTCCAATCTGGTTCCCAGTCAGCTCAGGACCCACAGGCTGAGCGCCTGGTGACTCTCGCAGCAGTAGCTGCGACTCTACTGATCTGTCCTGTCCCGGCACAGGACCCGGAAAGCCACCCTCGAGGCAAGCGAGGCTCGAAGGCAGTCTACTGCCCCGTGCTAAGAACCAGGGATGCAGCCCTAAACGTTTGCAGCTCCAACCACCGTGGAAACCTCCaccccatttctgcctccagaTGCCACGCTGAGCCGGCCAGGTACCTGGCACTTGAAAGAACTCCACTGTTAAGACCACCACCTGCAGCCCCCACTGGTGAAAGACACCGGACCCCTTTTTAGGGACCCTGCTTCCCAGGGATGAATTCAGGTTCCCCTGGGCTCGGGCCTTGACGGAGCTCGAACCTGGGAACCAGAGGTAGTGTGGCGTCATGGCAAGAGTGCcagtccaggggacttccctggtggtgcaatggttaagaagccatgcttctgctgcagggggcacgggttcaatccctggctaggGCACTAAGAGCTCAGATGCTGCAcggtgtagcaaaaaaaaaaaaaaagtgccagtcCACTTAGGACCAAGTCTGGCTCCTTCATATCTAACCACAAGGCCTTGGACAGCTCAAGGACCCTCCCTGAAcagcagtttcctcacctgtgaaaggCAAAAAATATTATCTACCTAATCCCTGAGGCTTAGTGAGAGTATAGGTAAAGCCCTAGTTAAGTGTCTGGCATCTAGtagcaagcactcaataaataccaGTTATAATTCAGGGAGGAGAACCTGGAAACTCCACCCACAAAGGGTGTGGCACAACAGAGAACTCTAACTGATGCACACATAACTCTTAAAACGTGCCAGGCACTCTTCAGAGCACTTTATAAATACTAACTCATATACCCCTTATGAGGGCTCCCCTGGCCCAttggctaaagaatctgcctgccagtgcaggagagtcaggtttgattcctgggtagagaaggtcccctggagaagtgaatggcaacccactccaatttttgcctggagaatcccatggacagaggagcctggtgggctacagtccatgggatcacaaaaagtcgaacatgacttagagactaaacagcaaaaaCTTACCCTTCAGGACAACCCTATGAGATGGATACTTCTGTCATCCTAAATTTATAAGTTTACGTTATGTTCATGATGAAGCTGAGGATCAGGCAGTTTGACTCCAGGAGCTGTGTGCTTAATTCCCACACAGCCCATCTGACCCCCTGTTCTTGTTCACCTCGCCCTGAAGAATAGGGGAATGCTTTGGAGGAAAAGGCCCCAACATAAAAGGCAAAACTGACTGGTAACGATTATCCTGGGAACCTGCAGCATTTCCTCGAGGTCTCCCGAGGGGAACCGATGGCTGGAAGACGAGGGAGACACCTCCCCGCAGCAGATGCATGCGATGCCCATCCCCTCCGCTGAGGCCTGACACTCACCTGGTGATCTCAGCGCCCTGGGAGAGAGCGAAGACAGCAAGTAGCACCACAAGACACCTCATCTTGGATCTGGGTCCGGCCGCTGCTGCAGCCAGGGCCCACTCCCACAGCTTTTATAGAAGGTGCGGGGCTCCCTCTGGCTGGGAGCCCAAGCTGCAGAGATAGCCCCTAAATTCGGGCCACTCCACAAACACATTAAGATAGCACCCAGACTACACAACACCCACTCTGATAAGGGCCATGGGTTCCACCACGCCGGGGACTTCAAAGTTGAAGGGTACGCATGCCTGATCTTCAGGCCAGGAAATGTCATGCAAGCCTCCCTGACCTGATTTCCCCTTTCAGACAGGAC from Budorcas taxicolor isolate Tak-1 chromosome 3, Takin1.1, whole genome shotgun sequence carries:
- the LOC128045097 gene encoding chymosin, producing the protein MRCLVVLLAVFALSQGAEITRIPLYKGKPLRKALKERGLLEDFLQKQQYGVSSDYSGFGEVASVPLTNYLDSQYFGKIYLGTPPQEFTVLFDTGSSDFWIPSVYCKSNACKNHQRFDPRKSSTFQNLGKPLFIRYGTGSMQGILGYDTVTVSNIVDIQQTVGLSTQEPGDVFTYAEFDGILGMAYPSLASEYSVPVFDNMMDRRLVAQDLFSVYMDRNGQGSMLTLGAIDPSYYTGSLHWVPVTLQKYWQFTVDSVTISGAVVACEGGCQAILDTGTSKLVGPSSDILNIQQAIGATQNQYGEFDIDCDSLSSMPTVVFEINGKMYPLTPYAYTSQEEGFCTSGFQGENHSHQWILGDVFIREYYSVFDRANNLVGLAKAI